The Spirochaetota bacterium genome segment TTTTGCAAAAAGTGACTGCAATGTATACGTTAACAACAGCATAAATCGTGAATACTGATTGACCGAACTTGAAATATCACACATAACAACAAGCTGAGGCCTGTCAACTTTTCTGTCTTTGTGAAAAATTTTAAACGGTACACCACCATATTGCAAGTTACGGCGCAAAGTCCTTTTTATGTCGATAGTTCCACGTTTGACTCTTTTTTTTCTGAGTGAAATTCTGTTTTTCATCTTCTGGGCAAAGCGTTTAATAAGTTCACGCATTTCTTTTATTTCGTCGGGTTTTAGTTGATAAATGTATTTATTGAGCAGGTAGTCTTCACGCTGCTTTATAGCACTACCCATATTACGTTCAAACATCCTACGCCGCAACATTCCCAATATCGCTTCAAAAACCTGGGGCGATAGTTCCTGTTCAACAGAATCGTCGGCGCCTCCGGATGCATAGCGCGATCTTGTGTTAAAAAGCGACAAGCCAATAGCACCACCTGATTCTTGTGATTGAATTTCATCGATGAAAATTTTTGTTAAATATTCATTGGATTTTTTGAAAAACGATTGAGGATGAGATTCCAGGAACTCATCGATAAGCGATTCTAACAATGATTTTTCTTCTTGTGTAAAAATAAAATCTTCTGCATTAGTATGCAATGCGTAGATATCTAATAAAGAGTCATGGCCTTTTTTTCGTTCAAAGAATTCCTCAAAGCATTGGTTAAAAACTGGTATATCAGTATAATCTTTTACAAGGGTTGTTGCAAGCGTTTGTTTGAATATTTCTTTTTGCGTAAGAGAAATATGAGGTAATGCGTGCATCATATCCATTATTTCCACAATGGATAGATTAACACCTGCTTTTTTTAATACTTCAGCAAACTCAAAGAAGACATTTTTTGCTTTATCTTCTTCACTTATGAAAGGTTTATCATACATCATTATCAATGGACAATTATGGTATTAATATTCTTCTTTACCAGTTCAATGTCCTTTTCATATTTTAAAATGAAATTCAGGGTGTCAATTGCTATATCCCTGTTCAAGACTTCACATCCCAGCAATGCTAACGCTTTTGCCCAATCTAAGGTTTCGCTTATACTTGGATCTTTTTTTAGAGGAAGCTTTCGGATTTCATGAATTGTATTAATAATTTCTTTGATGAGATAGTTACCGCATTCAGGAACTTTCAATTTGACTATCTGTTCTTCAAGTTCCTTTGAAGGATAGTCAATGTAGAGATGGAGACAACGCCGTTTAAGGGCATCAGACATCTCACGTGCGTTATTTGATGTTAAAAGTACAAAAGGTTTATTTTGAGCAGTTATAGTTCCTATTTCCGGAATAGTAACCTGAAAATCAGAGAGCACTTCAAGCAAAAATGCTTCAAATTCAGAATCAGATTTATCAATTTCATCAATCAAAAGCACAGAAGGTGTTGGATTGGTAATTGCTTTTAAAATGGGACGAGGAACCAGAAATTTTTGTGAGAAAAATACGTCTTCTTCGCTTGTCAACTTATTTACAGCATCTTTTAATGTGGCCTGGTCTTCAAGAATCTTTGATAGTTTATCTTTAAGAATTTGTGTGTATAAAAGCTGTTTGGCATATTCCCATTCATACAAAGCTTTTGCTTCATCCAGGCCCTCATAGCATTGTAGCCGAATGAGATCATACCCCAATGCCTGAGCAATACATTTGCCTAAATCTGTCTTGCCAACACCAGCTGGCCCTTCAACTAACACAGGTTTTTGCATTTTTAAGGCCAGATATACTGTAGTTGCTATCTCTTTGGAACAAATGTATTTTTGTTTTTCTAGTTGATAAATTGTATCGTCAATAGAGGTGAACATCAGATTGCCTTCTTAACAATTGTTGAAATATTTATAACCATTAATATGAATATAGCGTAATTATCAAGAAAATTATATAAAAATAAATATTCACAACCGTATTTTATTAAAAAGATTCAGATCATTTGCTCGCAATGTAATGGATTCTTGTAGCATATCTGGTTTTTCCATGCAAAAATTTGCCAGTGTTTGTGTGATGTTCAATACCCGTGCCACATCACCCAATGTGTCAATAAACTTATCTGCAAAAGCGTTTTCAATTTGCTGTCTGGAAAAATCCTTTTGCAATGATAGCAAATTAAGTGATTCTTCCAAAAGTTGTTGCTGATTGGGTAGTGGAATATGTTTTGCTAGATAGCATAAAAACGCGATATACGCTTCACCAATAAGTGCACGTTCAATAAGACTCCATTTTTTTAATATCTTGCGTAATTCTTTGTCTTTCACTGGACAACATTGGGAGGTAGGGCATGTAAAGCTGGAGAGAGTTAACGAAGAATGCTTAATGGTTGGAAGTATTGAAAGGTTGATATCCTGTAAAACGTTTTGTGGTAAACTTGTAACTGGAATATAAATCAATTTTGAGTATTTTTCATCCCCAGGGCGCCGTGCAGTTAACAATATAATATCAGCATCAGACCCCCCAGAGATATAGCGTTTGTGGCCAGATAGGATAAGAGTATGAGCATCAGAATACCTGACAATCATTCTGTTGTTGTCAGGTTCGGTATGTGCCATTGCACCTATAGTAGTTGTTTGAACTGGAATATCCCATGGCTGTAATTGGTTAACATTAAAAAGTATGCATCTGATAAGCACAGACTGAACAATCCACAACAGTGCAAATCCCAAATCTCCTGAATTAAGAGCTATACTGGTTGAAGGCAATTCTTTGAAATCCAATAAGCAATGTGTAGGGGGAAATTCATTGATAAATACAGACCATGCATCTTTAAACAATGCATGGTTTTTAACACGGTCAGCATAGGATTGTTCTAGTTTTTGAAATATAGTACTGTTCATATTATTTTCGTTTTTGTCGTAATAATGCTTCAATTTTAGTTTGAAGCCCAAAAAGATTAATAAAACCGGTTGCGTCCTTGTGATCGTACAATGCACTTTCATCAAATGTTGCGATATCAGGTTCATATAATGTAACTGGCGATTTTCTGCCAACTGCCATACATGTCCCTTTAAAAAGTTTTACACGTACAGTACCGGTAACATTTTTTTGAGTTTCGTTTATAAATGCATCAAGTGCTTCACGTCGTTTTGTGAACCACTGTCCATAATATACCAGCTCTGCATATTCTATTGCTAGGCGGTCTTTTAAATGTTGGGTATCCCTATCCAGTGTTATAGCTTCAAGATCACGATGTGCTACATGTAGCACAGTGCCTGCTGGGGTTTCATAAACACCTCGTGATTTAATTCCAACAAGCCTGTTTTCAACAATATCTATCCTCCCAACGCCGTTTTCTCCTGCTATGGTGTTGAGTGTTTTCATTAAAGTAACAGGATCCATGCGTTTACCATCAATACCAACAGGAATTCCCTGTTCAAAATCAATTTCTATATAGGTAGGTTTATCAGGTGCTTTTTCCGGGGATTTTGTTAATATAAACATATTCTCGTCTGGTTCACGCCAGGGATCCTCAAGAATTCCCCCCTCATATGATATATGAAGAATGTTGCGGTCCATACTGTAGGGCTTATCTTTAGTAACCGGAACAGGTATGTTGTGTTTTTCTGCATAGTCAAATAGAGATGAGCGAGATGTTAAATTCCATTCACGCCAGGGTGCTA includes the following:
- a CDS encoding VWA domain-containing protein, giving the protein MMYDKPFISEEDKAKNVFFEFAEVLKKAGVNLSIVEIMDMMHALPHISLTQKEIFKQTLATTLVKDYTDIPVFNQCFEEFFERKKGHDSLLDIYALHTNAEDFIFTQEEKSLLESLIDEFLESHPQSFFKKSNEYLTKIFIDEIQSQESGGAIGLSLFNTRSRYASGGADDSVEQELSPQVFEAILGMLRRRMFERNMGSAIKQREDYLLNKYIYQLKPDEIKEMRELIKRFAQKMKNRISLRKKRVKRGTIDIKRTLRRNLQYGGVPFKIFHKDRKVDRPQLVVMCDISSSVNQYSRFMLLLTYTLQSLFAKVRSFAFISNLVEITDLFREMDPERALNSIFTDTDFTYGWGSNYGNSFNQFIQNYSDALTSKTTVLILGDARNNNQDPGLDSFIKIKERSRNIYWLNPDRRHLWDWSDSIASVYMPYCTEMREVKNFIDLSHFIDTLFIQKK
- a CDS encoding argininosuccinate synthase, with amino-acid sequence MSIKKVVLAYSGGLDTSVIVKWLLETYKCEVICFAADVGQEEELDGLEQKAINTGASKCYIEDLKEEFVRDFIFPCIKANAIYENRYLLGTSIARPVIAKRQVEIALKEGADAVCHGATGKGNDQVRFELTFKALAPQLKIIAPWREWNLTSRSSLFDYAEKHNIPVPVTKDKPYSMDRNILHISYEGGILEDPWREPDENMFILTKSPEKAPDKPTYIEIDFEQGIPVGIDGKRMDPVTLMKTLNTIAGENGVGRIDIVENRLVGIKSRGVYETPAGTVLHVAHRDLEAITLDRDTQHLKDRLAIEYAELVYYGQWFTKRREALDAFINETQKNVTGTVRVKLFKGTCMAVGRKSPVTLYEPDIATFDESALYDHKDATGFINLFGLQTKIEALLRQKRK
- a CDS encoding MoxR family ATPase, yielding MFTSIDDTIYQLEKQKYICSKEIATTVYLALKMQKPVLVEGPAGVGKTDLGKCIAQALGYDLIRLQCYEGLDEAKALYEWEYAKQLLYTQILKDKLSKILEDQATLKDAVNKLTSEEDVFFSQKFLVPRPILKAITNPTPSVLLIDEIDKSDSEFEAFLLEVLSDFQVTIPEIGTITAQNKPFVLLTSNNAREMSDALKRRCLHLYIDYPSKELEEQIVKLKVPECGNYLIKEIINTIHEIRKLPLKKDPSISETLDWAKALALLGCEVLNRDIAIDTLNFILKYEKDIELVKKNINTIIVH